A region from the Haemorhous mexicanus isolate bHaeMex1 chromosome 12, bHaeMex1.pri, whole genome shotgun sequence genome encodes:
- the MAF gene encoding transcription factor Maf encodes MASELAMSSSDLPTSPLAMEYVNDFDLMKFEVKKEPVETDRIISQCGRLIAGGSLSSTPMSTPCSSVPPSPSFSAPSPGSGSDQKTHLEDYYWMTGYPQQLNPEALGFSPEDAVEALINSSHHPLPGAFDGYARGQQLAAAAGGSVPAEEMGSAAAVVSAVIAAAAAQGGAPHYHHHHHHPHHGGGGGGGGGHPHAAAPGSAPPSSASSAAGSGSGGGGGGGGGGAGGLHHPHHGGGGGGGGGGLHFDDRFSDEQLVTMSVRELNRQLRGVSKEEVIRLKQKRRTLKNRGYAQSCRFKRVQQRHVLESEKNQLLQQVEHLKQEISRLVRERDAYKEKYEKLVSNGFRENGSSSDNPSSPEFFMYPRESSTTVM; translated from the coding sequence ATGGCATCAGAGCTGGCGATGAGCAGCTCCGACCTGCCCACCAGTCCCCTGGCCATGGAATATGTTAATGACTTCGATCTGATGAAGTTTGAAGTGAAAAAGGAGCCGGTGGAGACCGATCGCATTATCAGCCAGTGCGGCCGCCTGATCGCCGGGGGATCGCTCTCCTCCACCCCGATGAGCACGCCCTGCAGCTCCGTGCCCCCGTCCCCCAGCTTCTCGGCGCCCAGCCCCGGCTCCGGCTCCGACCAGAAGACCCACCTGGAAGACTACTACTGGATGACGGGGTACCCGCAGCAGCTCAACCCGGAGGCGCTGGGCTTCAGCCCCGAGGACGCGGTGGAGGCGCTGATCAACAGCAGCCACCACCCGCTGCCCGGCGCCTTCGATGGCTATGCTAGAGGGCAGCAGCTGGCCGCGGCCGCCGGCGGCTCCGTGCCGGCCGAGGAGATGGGCTCGGCGGCCGCCGTGGTGTCGGCGGTGAtcgccgcggcggcggcgcagGGCGGCGCGCCCCactaccaccaccaccaccaccacccgcaccacggcggcggcggcggcggcggcggcgggcacCCCCACGCCGCGGCGCCGGGCAGCGCGCCGCCCTCCTCCGCCTCCTCGGCCgccggctccggctccggcggcggcggcggcggcggcggtggcggcgccGGGGGGCTGCACCACCCGCAccacggcggcggcggcggcggcggcggcggcggcctccACTTCGACGACCGCTTCTCCGACGAGCAGCTGGTGACCATGTCGGTGCGGGAGCTGAACCGGCAGCTGCGGGGCGTCAGCAAGGAAGAGGTGATCCGGCTGAAGCAGAAGAGGAGGACCCTCAAAAACAGGGGCTATGCCCAGTCCTGCCGCTTCAAGAGGGTCCAGCAGCGGCACGTCCTGGAGTCGGAGAAgaaccagctgctgcagcaagtGGAGCACCTAAAGCAGGAGATCTCCAGGCTGGTCCGGGAGAGGGACGCCTACAAGGAAAAGTACGAGAAGCTGGTCAGCAATGGCTTCAGAGAAAACGGATCCAGCAGCGACAACCCTTCCTCTCCAGAGTTTTTCAT